One Megalops cyprinoides isolate fMegCyp1 chromosome 4, fMegCyp1.pri, whole genome shotgun sequence genomic window carries:
- the cds2 gene encoding phosphatidate cytidylyltransferase 2 yields MTELRHRGTAENDLQQPTDEKGSETDARTDGEAASDNESKLDSGVPEVPVPPDDTPEVLNKALSGLSSRWKNWWVRGILTLAMISFFFIIIYLGPMVLMMIVLCVQIKCFHEIITIGYSVYHSYHLPWFRTLSWYFLLCVNYFFYGETVTDYFFTLVQREEPLRILSKYHRFISFALYLTGFCMFVLSLVKKHYRLQFYMFGWTHVTLLIVVTQSHLIIHNLFEGMIWFIVPISCVICNDIMAYMFGFFFGRTPLIKLSPKKTWEGFIGGFFATVLFGILLSYVMSGYQYFVCPVEFNNDSNSFTVDCEPSELFQLQDYSLPSVLESLTGWTTVRMYPFQIHSIALSAFASIMGPFGGFFASGFKRAFKIKDFANTIPGHGGIMDRFDCQYLMATFVNVYIASFIRGPNPSKVIQQLLALRLDQQLHIFNSLKAHLTEKGLLSANEEAA; encoded by the exons ATGACAGAGCTTCGACACCGCGGTACGGCGGAAAACGACTTGCAACAACCAACAGATGAGAAG GGCTCAGAGACAGACGCGAGGACCGACGGAGAGGCGGCCTCAGACAATGAATCAAAGTTGGATTCGGGCGTCCCAGAGGTTCCTGTCCCACCTGATGACACCCCTGAAGTCCTTAACAAAGCCCTCTCCGGACTGTCATCACG ATGGAAGAACTGGTGGGTGCGGGGAATTCTTACTCTGGCGATGATCTCTTTCTTCTTCATCATTATCTACCTGGGCCCCATGGTGCTCATGATGAtt gtgctgtgtgtgcagatcAAATGCTTCCATGAGATTATCACCATTGGCTACAGTGTGTACCACTCCTACCACCTGCCTTGGTTCCGAACACTGAGCTG GTACTTCCTGTTATGTGTGAACTACTTTTTCTACGGAGAGACTGTGACAGACTACTTCTTCACTCTGGTGCAGCGGGAGGAGCCCCTGCGAATCCTCAGCAAGTACCATCGCTTCATCTCCTTCGCCCTCTACCTTACAG GGTTCTGCATGTTTGTTCTGAGCCTGGTGAAGAAGCACTACCGCCTGCAGTTCTACATG TTTGGCTGGACACACGTGACCCTGCTGATTGTTGTGACTCAGTCTCACCTCATCATTCACAATCTCTTTGAGGGAATGATTTG GTTCATCGTCCCCATCTCCTGCGTCATCTGCAATGACATCATGGCCTACATGTTTGGCTTCTTCTTCGGCCGCACTCCACTCATTAAG CTCTCTCCTAAGAAGACCTGGGAAGGCTTTATTGGAGGATTTTTCGCTACCGTGCTGTTTGGGATATTG cTGTCCTACGTAATGTCGGGGTACCAGTACTTTGTGTGCCCGGTCGAGTTCAACAACGACTCCAACAGCTTCACTGTGGACTGTGAGCCATCAGAACTCTTCCAGCTGCAGGATTACAGCTTGCCCTCTGTACTGGAGTCCCTCACTGGCTGG accACAGTGAGGATGTACCCCTTCCAAATCCACAGCATCGCCCTGTCCGCCTTCGCCTCCATCATGGGTCCCTTCGGCGGCTTCTTCGCCAGCGGTTTCAAGAGGGCCTTCAAGATCAAG GACTTTGCTAACACTATCCCTGGCCATGGTGGAATTATGGATCGATTTGACTGCCAGTATCTCATGGCTACCTTTGTCAACGTCTACATTGCCAGCTTCATCAG GGGCCCCAACCCCAGCAAAGTGATCCAGCAGCTACTCGCTCTACGATTGGACCAACAGCTCCACATCTTCAACTCTCTCAAGGCACACCTTACGGAAAAGGGGCTGCTTTCAGCCAATGAGGAGGCTGCATAG